The Acinetobacter defluvii genome includes a region encoding these proteins:
- a CDS encoding AAA family ATPase — MTIENAAIHFVKSTLSNQTQSEKNHLMGQPRFHFEPQTVMQHLRQKIIGQDAALNEIEKMLHVVKADFSAPDKPLSVTLLLGPTGVGKTETVRLIAEAIYGRPDAFCRIDMNTLAQEHYAAAITGAPPGYVGSKEGHSLFDETAIAGSHTRPGIMLFDELEKASTEVIRGVMNILDTGKLTLTAGTKSIDFRNCMIFMTSNVGAHAAQHYLEKLQFLPKKLQDICLKRVSTQTVIEKMMYRKFDPEFLNRIDRTLHYQAIQADTLPQLVEIELAKLNQRLQHQKRSVMLTESAKAYFYQKHDIRFGARHLARKMRTELEPILAIYFLKHPEKMILNIDADTEKLLLKD, encoded by the coding sequence ATGACTATTGAAAATGCTGCTATCCATTTCGTCAAATCAACCCTGTCAAACCAAACTCAGTCTGAAAAAAATCATTTGATGGGACAACCGCGTTTTCATTTTGAACCTCAAACTGTCATGCAACATTTACGTCAAAAAATTATTGGACAAGATGCAGCACTGAATGAAATAGAAAAAATGTTACACGTGGTCAAAGCAGACTTTTCTGCACCAGACAAACCACTTTCAGTGACGCTGCTACTTGGACCTACAGGCGTAGGAAAAACCGAAACGGTGCGCTTAATTGCCGAAGCAATCTATGGTCGCCCTGATGCTTTTTGCCGAATCGACATGAACACTTTAGCACAAGAGCATTATGCAGCAGCAATCACAGGCGCACCTCCGGGTTATGTCGGCTCCAAAGAAGGTCATAGTTTATTTGATGAAACTGCCATTGCGGGATCACATACTCGCCCTGGAATTATGCTGTTCGATGAACTTGAAAAAGCATCTACCGAAGTGATTCGTGGTGTAATGAATATTTTAGATACCGGAAAATTGACTTTAACCGCAGGTACCAAAAGCATTGATTTTCGTAATTGCATGATCTTTATGACCAGCAATGTTGGGGCACACGCAGCACAGCACTATTTAGAAAAATTACAATTTTTACCGAAGAAATTACAGGATATTTGTTTAAAACGAGTATCGACCCAAACAGTGATTGAAAAGATGATGTATCGTAAATTTGATCCTGAGTTTTTAAATCGGATTGATCGCACTTTACATTACCAAGCCATTCAAGCAGATACCTTACCTCAGCTCGTTGAGATTGAACTCGCAAAACTGAATCAACGTTTGCAACATCAAAAACGCAGTGTGATGCTCACAGAATCAGCAAAAGCTTATTTTTATCAAAAGCATGATATTCGTTTTGGCGCACGTCATTTAGCTCGCAAAATGCGAACTGAGCTTGAACCGATTTTAGCGATTTATTTTTTAAAGCATCCTGAAAAAATGATCCTCAATATAGATGCTGATACAGAAAAATTACTGTTAAAAGACTAA
- the uvrC gene encoding excinuclease ABC subunit UvrC, which yields MNENARENIEKILANMTTLPGVYKMLGKEGELLYVGKAKNLKNRVSSYFVKTIEHPKTQALVARIYDIETLVVRSETEALLLEQNLIKLHRPPYNIMLRDDKSYVYIFVSADQPYPRIASGRGKGKHQTGKFFGPYPSAYNARDTLLVLQKLFNVRQCENSYFSQRKRPCLQYQIKRCTAPCVGFISPEEYQEDVKNSIRFLNGDTKELNQELIQKMEQAAEKLEFEKAVFYRDRMALLRDVQAQQAIYKVKGEADILAIAYQAGVTCVQIMHVRNGKMLGGKSYFPDMLGDDLGQMLSDFMANFYFQVADEVPNELIINVDLPNRKEIEAAFQQQFEKKIQIKPNVRETRAEWLELAEMNVQHAIKGKLANHLELNERFHQLEKVCARPIDSIECFDISHTMGEATIASCVVFDAGGARKRDYRQFAINDITAGDDYAAMRQALTRRYKKAMLPDLLLIDGGKGQLHMAMEVMQDLGLDAFMLGVSKGEGRKPGLETLHFTDGTKIQLPEDNKALHLIQQIRDEAHRFAITRHRAKRDKRRGGSVLEAIPGLGPKRRRDLLTHFGGIQGVLKASENDLKLVPGLGEVMARTIYKVLHE from the coding sequence GTGAACGAAAACGCACGAGAAAATATCGAAAAGATTTTAGCCAATATGACTACTTTGCCAGGCGTTTATAAAATGCTGGGCAAAGAGGGCGAGTTGTTATATGTTGGCAAAGCCAAAAATCTCAAAAATCGTGTGTCCAGTTATTTTGTCAAAACGATAGAGCATCCCAAAACACAGGCGTTGGTTGCTCGAATTTATGATATTGAAACTTTGGTGGTGCGTTCTGAAACTGAAGCATTATTACTTGAACAAAATCTAATTAAACTGCATCGCCCACCTTACAATATTATGCTTCGAGACGATAAGTCTTACGTTTATATTTTCGTTTCTGCGGATCAGCCTTATCCACGCATCGCATCAGGACGTGGCAAAGGTAAACATCAAACCGGTAAATTTTTTGGACCTTATCCGAGTGCTTATAATGCTCGAGATACCTTATTGGTTTTACAAAAATTATTTAACGTACGCCAGTGTGAAAATAGCTATTTTTCGCAGCGTAAGCGCCCATGTTTACAGTACCAAATCAAACGTTGTACTGCACCTTGTGTTGGATTCATCAGCCCTGAAGAGTATCAAGAAGATGTCAAAAATTCGATTCGTTTTTTAAATGGTGACACCAAAGAGCTGAACCAAGAATTAATTCAAAAGATGGAACAAGCTGCTGAAAAATTAGAGTTTGAAAAAGCAGTATTTTATCGTGACCGTATGGCGTTATTGCGTGATGTACAAGCACAGCAAGCGATTTATAAAGTCAAAGGCGAAGCAGATATTTTGGCGATTGCCTATCAAGCTGGAGTAACCTGCGTCCAGATCATGCATGTACGTAACGGAAAAATGTTGGGTGGGAAAAGTTATTTTCCAGACATGCTAGGCGATGATCTTGGGCAAATGTTATCTGATTTTATGGCAAATTTTTATTTCCAAGTCGCCGATGAAGTACCAAATGAGTTGATTATTAATGTCGACTTGCCCAATAGAAAAGAAATAGAGGCGGCATTTCAGCAACAATTTGAGAAGAAAATTCAAATCAAACCCAATGTTCGAGAAACACGTGCAGAATGGTTAGAACTTGCTGAAATGAATGTTCAGCATGCCATTAAAGGTAAATTAGCCAATCATTTAGAGTTGAATGAACGTTTTCATCAACTTGAAAAAGTCTGCGCCCGTCCAATTGATAGCATTGAGTGTTTTGACATTTCCCATACCATGGGTGAGGCGACGATTGCGTCTTGTGTGGTCTTTGATGCAGGGGGGGCAAGGAAGCGGGATTATCGTCAGTTTGCAATCAATGACATTACCGCAGGCGATGATTATGCCGCAATGCGCCAAGCCTTAACCCGACGTTATAAGAAAGCCATGTTGCCTGACTTGCTTTTAATTGATGGTGGGAAAGGACAGTTACACATGGCAATGGAAGTCATGCAAGATCTTGGTTTAGACGCTTTTATGCTTGGAGTTTCCAAAGGCGAGGGACGTAAACCCGGTCTAGAAACATTGCATTTTACCGACGGCACAAAAATTCAATTGCCTGAGGACAATAAAGCCTTGCATTTGATTCAACAAATCCGTGATGAAGCGCATCGTTTTGCGATTACACGTCATCGGGCGAAACGCGACAAACGTCGTGGTGGCTCAGTATTGGAAGCGATTCCTGGATTGGGGCCAAAGCGTCGTCGAGATTTGTTGACCCATTTTGGTGGGATTCAGGGCGTGTTAAAAGCCTCCGAAAATGATCTAAAGCTTGTTCCAGGCTTAGGCGAAGTTATGGCGAGAACGATTTATAAAGTTTTGCATGAGTAA
- a CDS encoding thioesterase family protein, with protein sequence MPLKDLFTQIEQQEWIELPAGWLQGRTIFGGLVAGMLIHKATVTINDPLKKLLSCSITFVGPVEQAPVRLSAEILRQGKSVTSIEVRLWQNDAVQSILIASFGSQRESQIQVALQPQIPDFPTLDQIHIVPKYLPFPECVQNFQLAWTHGSYPITASKQPDFAGWCRFDPERHTQRSMTLADIVNLMDVWPPGVLPMFKQPAPASSLTWQVTFIHPLQHQLHDWFKYQVITDHAEHGYATEHSYLWDQENRLIAIARQTVTVFV encoded by the coding sequence ATGCCATTAAAGGATTTATTTACTCAGATCGAACAGCAAGAATGGATTGAATTACCAGCAGGATGGTTACAAGGGCGCACCATTTTTGGTGGTTTGGTTGCGGGCATGTTGATTCATAAAGCCACAGTCACGATCAACGATCCATTGAAAAAGCTATTAAGCTGTAGCATCACTTTTGTTGGACCTGTGGAACAAGCACCTGTAAGGTTAAGTGCTGAAATTTTACGTCAAGGTAAATCTGTCACCAGCATTGAAGTTCGGCTTTGGCAAAATGATGCAGTACAAAGTATTTTAATTGCCAGTTTTGGCAGTCAACGAGAGTCACAGATTCAGGTGGCTTTACAACCACAAATACCTGATTTTCCAACATTAGATCAGATCCATATTGTTCCGAAGTACTTACCATTTCCTGAATGTGTACAAAATTTCCAACTGGCTTGGACACATGGCAGTTATCCGATTACAGCCAGTAAACAACCTGATTTTGCGGGTTGGTGTCGTTTTGACCCTGAACGACATACACAACGCAGCATGACCCTTGCTGATATTGTGAACCTAATGGATGTTTGGCCACCAGGCGTATTGCCTATGTTTAAACAGCCTGCCCCTGCCAGTAGTTTAACTTGGCAGGTGACGTTCATTCATCCGTTGCAACACCAACTGCATGATTGGTTTAAATATCAAGTGATCACAGATCATGCTGAGCATGGTTATGCAACTGAACATAGTTACTTATGGGATCAAGAAAATCGCCTGATTGCGATAGCAAGACAAACTGTTACAGTATTTGTCTAG
- the pgsA gene encoding CDP-diacylglycerol--glycerol-3-phosphate 3-phosphatidyltransferase, with translation MTTGRILNIPNILTLARIALIPVFLIIAYWPPAIGVGGHEGSMTRHVILTAIFVIAAVTDWFDGYLARTLNQTSAFGRFLDPVADKLMVAAALIVLVQWKPSIAMAFAAIVIISREITVSALREWMAELGARTNVAVSTVGKYKTAFQMIAITVFLLNWQPLELVAYALLYTAVILTLWSMFIYLKAAWPYLKQP, from the coding sequence ATGACTACAGGTCGTATCCTGAATATTCCAAATATCTTGACGCTGGCACGTATTGCGTTAATACCTGTATTTTTAATCATTGCATATTGGCCACCTGCGATTGGGGTCGGTGGGCATGAAGGTAGCATGACACGTCATGTTATTCTTACTGCAATTTTTGTGATTGCTGCGGTGACAGATTGGTTTGATGGTTATTTGGCTAGAACTTTAAATCAAACTTCTGCATTTGGACGCTTTTTAGACCCAGTGGCAGATAAGTTGATGGTAGCTGCAGCTTTAATCGTTTTAGTGCAATGGAAACCGAGTATTGCGATGGCATTTGCGGCGATTGTAATTATTTCCCGTGAAATAACCGTGTCTGCACTGCGTGAGTGGATGGCAGAATTAGGTGCACGTACCAACGTTGCTGTTTCAACGGTGGGTAAATACAAAACCGCTTTTCAGATGATTGCGATCACAGTATTTTTATTGAATTGGCAGCCGCTTGAATTGGTTGCTTATGCGTTATTGTATACCGCAGTCATCCTTACGTTGTGGTCGATGTTTATTTACTTAAAAGCAGCTTGGCCGTATTTAAAACAGCCTTAA
- a CDS encoding ABC transporter ATP-binding protein: protein MNLWQLFQKLRPFVSPYRWLVIATLLLTLIGSLTAQVNALTLQYAIDSINKLVEAGQGLNAGWHILITITVILLGKEIISAIVQFGQKFYGEKLRILVSQDLAQGIIEKFLTYRLAFFNDDNNQAGKLQTRIDRGIGSLTRLVQIFFIDILPLFTSAIVALGLMYYANFWVGLVATAIVPIYFWLTYKQAQKLGGWRRNLRDGREKKSQGILGIINSITVIKSFNREAIEAEKQLKLQKELTENQMHTRQTSFIFDGLKTFIEQIGIVLIIILTAYFVLDGQMSIGMIMYHVLLFNNVSAPIRSLHRIYDEVNDAMIYSESFFKILEADHEIESSGSLKPQIQGKFSLENVNFSYPNGHQALYDINMTIQPNKITALVGLSGAGKSTLISLLDKFYVPESGCIRLDGIDLEDIDTQYLRDHIGLVLQKNHIFQGSIFDNIRYGKTDATLEDVMNAAKKASIHEQILKLPHAYDADALMLSGGQQQRIALARMFLKNPPIIFLDEPTASLDAIAAEQIKQSLDEIKQGRTVIIISHSLSQIIDADYTYVMKEGRIAEHGEHDDLYHQDGVYKEIFDAMAKSLNIEKIAKTFEDDAEEETHS, encoded by the coding sequence ATGAATCTTTGGCAGTTATTTCAAAAATTACGTCCTTTTGTCAGTCCCTATCGTTGGTTAGTCATTGCGACATTGCTTTTGACGCTGATTGGCTCACTCACTGCTCAGGTGAATGCCCTCACTTTGCAATACGCAATTGATAGCATCAATAAATTAGTTGAGGCAGGACAAGGACTTAATGCAGGCTGGCATATTCTGATCACTATCACAGTCATTTTATTAGGTAAAGAAATTATTAGTGCAATTGTACAGTTTGGGCAAAAATTTTATGGGGAAAAGCTGCGAATTTTAGTATCACAAGATTTGGCACAAGGTATTATTGAAAAGTTTCTGACTTATCGTTTGGCTTTTTTTAACGATGATAATAACCAAGCAGGTAAATTACAGACCCGTATTGATCGAGGGATTGGCTCACTGACTCGTTTGGTACAAATATTTTTTATTGATATTTTACCGCTATTTACCAGTGCAATTGTCGCTTTGGGACTGATGTACTACGCCAACTTTTGGGTGGGTTTGGTGGCAACCGCAATTGTACCGATTTACTTTTGGCTGACCTATAAACAAGCGCAAAAACTGGGTGGCTGGCGCAGAAATTTACGTGATGGACGAGAAAAGAAAAGTCAGGGCATTTTAGGCATTATCAACTCGATTACCGTGATCAAGTCCTTTAATCGTGAAGCGATTGAGGCGGAAAAGCAGCTCAAACTACAAAAAGAACTCACTGAAAACCAAATGCATACCCGTCAAACCAGTTTTATATTTGACGGTTTAAAAACGTTTATTGAGCAAATTGGTATTGTATTGATCATTATCCTGACCGCTTATTTTGTCTTGGATGGGCAAATGAGTATCGGCATGATCATGTACCATGTGTTGTTGTTTAATAATGTGTCCGCGCCAATTCGTTCATTGCATCGGATTTATGATGAAGTGAATGATGCAATGATTTATTCAGAAAGCTTCTTCAAAATCCTTGAAGCTGATCATGAAATTGAATCAAGCGGTTCACTAAAACCGCAAATTCAAGGCAAATTTTCTTTGGAAAATGTCAACTTCAGCTATCCAAACGGACATCAAGCACTATACGATATTAACATGACCATTCAACCCAATAAAATTACCGCTTTGGTTGGTTTATCGGGTGCAGGTAAGTCAACTTTGATCAGTTTATTGGATAAATTTTATGTGCCTGAATCGGGCTGTATTCGGTTGGATGGGATTGATTTAGAGGATATTGATACACAATACTTACGTGATCATATCGGTTTGGTATTACAAAAAAATCATATTTTCCAAGGCTCTATTTTTGACAATATCCGTTATGGCAAAACCGATGCAACACTTGAAGATGTGATGAATGCAGCGAAAAAAGCATCTATTCATGAGCAGATTTTAAAGCTGCCGCATGCTTACGATGCCGATGCCTTGATGCTGTCAGGTGGGCAACAACAACGCATCGCCTTAGCACGGATGTTCTTGAAAAATCCACCGATTATTTTTCTTGATGAGCCAACTGCAAGTTTGGATGCCATTGCCGCTGAACAAATTAAGCAGAGTTTGGATGAGATCAAACAAGGGCGGACAGTGATTATTATTTCACACAGTTTATCGCAAATTATTGATGCGGATTATACCTATGTCATGAAAGAGGGACGTATTGCAGAACATGGCGAGCATGATGATTTGTATCATCAAGATGGTGTGTATAAAGAGATTTTTGATGCGATGGCAAAGAGTTTAAATATTGAAAAAATCGCCAAGACTTTTGAAGATGATGCAGAGGAAGAAACGCATAGTTAG
- a CDS encoding alpha-ketoglutarate-dependent dioxygenase AlkB family protein — MNLDLFQPEENENVLPYDGIVKDYGLILNDEQSQKYLNYFLQHLAWQQDEVFILGQYHQTERKVAWYGDEHYQYRYSGMVKQAQIWQPALFRLKQHIEKLVGHPFNTCLANLYDDGTQGMGWHSDDEPVFMAERGLETVIASLSFGATRKFSFKHKTTAAKVDLQLQRGQLIVMRGQTQQYWKHCLAKTTKVLQPRINLTFRYFYAN, encoded by the coding sequence ATGAATCTAGATCTATTTCAGCCTGAAGAAAATGAAAATGTTTTACCTTATGACGGCATCGTAAAAGATTATGGCTTAATCCTGAATGATGAACAGAGCCAAAAATATTTAAATTACTTTTTACAGCATTTGGCGTGGCAACAGGATGAAGTGTTTATTTTGGGGCAATATCACCAAACGGAACGTAAAGTTGCATGGTATGGCGATGAGCATTATCAATATCGTTACTCAGGCATGGTGAAACAAGCTCAAATTTGGCAGCCTGCATTATTTCGGCTCAAACAACATATTGAGAAGCTGGTTGGGCATCCATTTAATACTTGTTTAGCCAATTTATATGATGATGGCACACAAGGCATGGGATGGCACAGTGATGATGAGCCTGTTTTTATGGCTGAGCGTGGTTTAGAAACAGTGATTGCCTCTTTAAGTTTTGGTGCAACCCGAAAGTTTAGTTTTAAGCATAAAACCACCGCTGCAAAGGTCGATTTACAGTTACAGCGTGGACAATTGATTGTCATGCGAGGGCAGACACAGCAGTATTGGAAACATTGTTTAGCAAAAACCACCAAGGTTTTACAACCGAGGATTAATTTAACTTTTCGATATTTTTATGCAAATTAA
- a CDS encoding NAD(P)H-dependent oxidoreductase, whose translation MNILIVHAHPEPLSFTNSLKNTAIDVLQKLGHEVEVSDLYAMGFNPVASAADFTERGNPDYLNYALEQRHASKHHVLADDIQTEIEKVQKADLLILNFPMYWMSMPALLKGWIDRVFVSGIFYGGKRFYNHGGMAGKKAMLCFTLGGRDHMFGETAIHGAMENILIPIQRGTLAYVGYEVLPPFIAYHVPYISQEAREQMLVDYRQHLHNIEHLQPIEFATLEQFDDKLYPLAKG comes from the coding sequence ATGAATATTTTGATTGTCCATGCTCATCCTGAGCCACTTTCTTTTACCAATTCCCTTAAAAACACTGCGATTGACGTATTACAAAAACTTGGACATGAGGTTGAAGTTTCTGATTTATATGCCATGGGTTTTAATCCTGTGGCATCTGCTGCGGATTTTACTGAACGTGGTAATCCTGATTATTTAAATTATGCTTTGGAACAGCGTCATGCCAGTAAACATCATGTTTTGGCAGATGACATTCAAACTGAGATTGAAAAAGTTCAAAAAGCAGATCTCTTGATTTTAAATTTCCCCATGTATTGGATGTCGATGCCTGCCCTATTAAAAGGTTGGATTGATCGGGTATTTGTGTCAGGTATTTTTTATGGCGGTAAACGTTTTTATAATCATGGCGGCATGGCAGGTAAAAAGGCGATGTTATGTTTCACATTAGGGGGGCGTGATCATATGTTTGGAGAAACTGCGATTCATGGTGCAATGGAAAATATCTTGATTCCGATCCAACGTGGTACTTTGGCTTATGTTGGTTATGAGGTTTTACCGCCATTTATTGCTTATCATGTACCGTATATTTCACAGGAAGCGCGTGAGCAGATGTTGGTCGATTATCGTCAGCATTTACATAATATTGAGCATTTACAACCGATTGAGTTTGCAACTTTAGAACAGTTTGATGACAAGCTTTATCCATTGGCAAAGGGATAA
- a CDS encoding IclR family transcriptional regulator encodes MALSSFGKILTVLDLFSVSRPVINVDIICEELNLSRPTSYRYLKELVSADILQRLSGTSGDYTLGPKIAVMDYISRTTDPLVQISKPFMQEISERTELCCLLTQLNDHYCIDVHHEVYRDETLLTYGRGCPRPVYMGSSPKVIMAHLSKQHIQNYYTRFQTQLAEVGFAENEDIFIQKMKKIKKQGYYFSQGELDPNVSGLSIPIKFSSKEAPLALTVLASKNRFDFLNLQKLIETLQDSAEQIEKRYQALSENDQLSELNPTPKHFQVNIQGSI; translated from the coding sequence ATGGCGCTTTCAAGTTTTGGTAAAATTCTCACCGTATTGGATTTATTCTCGGTGTCACGCCCCGTGATTAATGTTGATATTATTTGTGAAGAATTAAATCTATCAAGACCAACAAGTTATAGATATTTAAAAGAACTCGTTTCAGCAGATATTTTACAGCGCTTGAGTGGTACATCAGGAGACTATACCTTAGGTCCTAAAATTGCAGTGATGGATTATATTTCTAGAACGACTGATCCTTTAGTCCAAATCAGCAAACCTTTTATGCAGGAAATTTCTGAACGCACCGAACTGTGCTGCCTACTCACCCAATTGAATGATCATTATTGTATTGATGTGCATCATGAAGTTTATCGCGATGAAACCTTGCTCACCTATGGTCGTGGCTGCCCTCGTCCTGTCTATATGGGTTCATCACCGAAAGTCATCATGGCGCATTTATCAAAACAGCATATTCAAAATTACTACACTCGCTTTCAGACACAACTTGCAGAAGTTGGCTTTGCGGAGAACGAAGATATTTTTATTCAAAAAATGAAGAAAATCAAAAAACAAGGTTACTATTTTTCTCAAGGTGAGCTTGATCCCAATGTGTCTGGCTTGTCAATTCCCATTAAGTTTTCAAGCAAAGAAGCACCTTTGGCTTTAACTGTTTTAGCCTCAAAAAATCGCTTTGATTTTTTAAATTTGCAAAAGTTAATTGAAACGTTACAAGACTCGGCTGAACAAATCGAAAAACGCTATCAAGCCTTGTCTGAAAATGATCAATTGTCTGAATTAAATCCAACTCCGAAGCATTTTCAAGTCAACATTCAAGGTTCTATTTGA
- a CDS encoding FUSC family protein, with amino-acid sequence MLFIRQLLAFRPNKLDWIFATKTFIAAMLALYIAFSLNLSYPMWAMGTVFVIANPYSGMTASKSIYRILGTLGGACFAVAVTPYLINTPWLFSFVLASWVALCLYISLLDRTPRSYITMLAGYTAVIICFNAVFYIETVSIFDMALGRFLEISLGVVCSAVVTTTIFPMNIGPVVEMRVSKSLKDIKTVFDAILSDPKHQDNYTQLLASITRDTTDIHTMAIHLSYEKSKLKGMTKPLQELLHQMTMLLANLVAMSERIKQLDEIDLGYRQYLQRFHQQVDAFLEAHHTIQQDQLKHLPTNFDRTFDEIVKHAKAQQRIVLGSLKMDIRHCIQNVQTVRLIWQSIQNGQTNLPESVVSLTTTYPSLHRDYGVAIRGGISAFLTILIACAFWILSGWKYGFMMAEMAAISACILTFLDNPVPALKMFIQATTVAAVFVFIYAFGIFPQVSSFFELVLVFAPFLMFCLLLFLHPPLNGFGLPLIMGTVMGSNVQNHYFMDPNLVLDFSLGTIIGPIISICVVHMVRAMSPDMAVQRILALHYKALRESIWMDYGTGFRIHLRSMLDRIGVLNTKQVQSEHLSAEINAALIESSAVIDLTRLQELVKKLSTESPVVASIFQLQKYLNQWFGLKEKGKNDQQLFTSIVRQLDQILEQAQSLGDEDIRHRIEISINNIRNSICHIPTVTAENSAILVGV; translated from the coding sequence ATGTTATTTATTCGACAGTTATTGGCTTTTAGACCCAATAAATTAGATTGGATTTTTGCAACTAAAACCTTTATTGCAGCCATGCTGGCTTTATATATCGCATTTTCATTGAACTTGAGTTATCCGATGTGGGCGATGGGTACGGTCTTTGTGATTGCTAATCCGTATTCAGGGATGACTGCCTCAAAAAGTATCTATCGGATTTTGGGGACTTTAGGTGGCGCATGTTTTGCTGTCGCTGTTACGCCTTATTTGATTAATACGCCGTGGCTATTTAGTTTTGTTTTGGCGAGCTGGGTAGCACTGTGTTTGTATATATCTTTGTTAGATCGTACGCCACGTAGTTATATTACGATGTTGGCAGGCTATACCGCTGTTATTATTTGTTTTAATGCAGTTTTTTATATTGAAACTGTTTCAATCTTTGATATGGCACTTGGGCGTTTCCTCGAAATTTCTCTAGGCGTCGTGTGTAGTGCTGTTGTTACTACGACAATTTTTCCTATGAATATTGGTCCTGTCGTGGAAATGCGAGTGAGCAAAAGCTTAAAAGATATTAAAACTGTTTTTGATGCGATTTTGTCAGACCCGAAACATCAGGATAACTATACGCAGTTATTGGCAAGTATTACTCGTGATACGACTGATATTCACACCATGGCGATTCATTTAAGTTATGAAAAATCAAAACTTAAGGGAATGACCAAGCCTTTGCAAGAGTTACTCCATCAAATGACCATGTTGCTTGCAAACTTGGTGGCGATGTCTGAAAGGATTAAGCAGCTCGATGAAATTGATTTGGGATATCGTCAGTATTTGCAGCGTTTTCATCAACAGGTGGATGCTTTCTTAGAGGCTCATCATACGATTCAGCAAGATCAATTAAAACATTTACCAACAAATTTTGATCGCACATTTGATGAGATTGTGAAACATGCCAAAGCACAGCAGCGTATTGTTTTGGGGAGTTTGAAAATGGACATTCGTCACTGTATCCAAAATGTGCAAACGGTACGTTTAATTTGGCAATCTATTCAAAATGGACAAACAAACTTACCTGAGTCTGTGGTCAGTCTGACAACCACTTATCCAAGTTTACATCGTGATTATGGCGTGGCAATTCGGGGCGGTATTTCTGCTTTTCTCACTATTCTGATTGCTTGTGCTTTTTGGATTTTAAGCGGTTGGAAATATGGCTTCATGATGGCGGAAATGGCAGCAATCAGTGCGTGTATTTTGACATTTTTAGATAATCCTGTGCCTGCTTTAAAAATGTTTATTCAAGCGACAACGGTAGCAGCGGTATTTGTTTTTATCTATGCCTTCGGCATATTTCCACAGGTCAGTTCATTTTTTGAATTGGTATTGGTTTTTGCACCATTTTTAATGTTCTGTTTATTGTTATTTTTGCATCCGCCTTTAAACGGTTTTGGTCTACCTTTGATTATGGGCACGGTGATGGGATCAAATGTTCAAAATCATTATTTTATGGACCCAAATTTAGTATTGGACTTTTCCCTCGGAACCATCATTGGTCCAATTATTTCGATTTGTGTGGTGCATATGGTACGTGCCATGTCGCCTGATATGGCCGTGCAGCGGATTTTGGCATTACATTATAAAGCGCTACGAGAAAGCATTTGGATGGATTATGGAACGGGCTTTCGGATTCATCTGCGGAGTATGTTGGATCGTATCGGTGTGTTAAATACCAAACAGGTGCAATCTGAACATTTAAGTGCAGAAATTAATGCTGCTTTGATTGAATCGAGTGCTGTGATTGATTTAACCCGTTTACAAGAGTTGGTTAAAAAACTCTCTACAGAGTCGCCCGTAGTTGCTTCGATTTTTCAATTACAAAAATACTTAAATCAATGGTTTGGCTTAAAAGAAAAAGGGAAAAATGATCAGCAACTATTTACCTCTATTGTGCGACAACTCGATCAAATCCTTGAGCAAGCCCAAAGCTTAGGGGATGAAGATATACGGCATCGTATTGAAATTTCTATTAATAATATTCGAAATAGTATATGTCATATCCCCACGGTAACTGCTGAAAATTCAGCAATTTTAGTTGGAGTGTAA
- a CDS encoding DUF1656 domain-containing protein: MGELNVYGVYVPIFLIQAVMAYGVWRVVCLGTDRLIEQDWIALPSIFNLAVYLILLWLIHWLFI, translated from the coding sequence ATGGGAGAACTGAATGTTTATGGTGTTTACGTGCCTATTTTTCTTATCCAAGCGGTGATGGCGTATGGCGTATGGCGAGTGGTGTGTTTGGGTACCGACCGTTTGATTGAACAGGACTGGATTGCATTACCGAGTATTTTTAATCTCGCTGTGTATTTGATTTTATTGTGGCTCATTCATTGGTTGTTTATTTAG